One window from the genome of Candidatus Chlorohelix allophototropha encodes:
- a CDS encoding HAD family hydrolase → MSKLPVKAVIFDLWGTLIYNEPRTTNFHELIEMVGVPPEILWNSWRSYTDAALRGQIRSGLERAQLTLKELALPAEKIEQIAPVLAKFEQQSRASQVHFYPGVEQMLDDLKNTGYIIGLISNCSYLTPSIVNEMGIRKKTDLTILSCEVGLVKPEVEIYLQAATRLKVNASECLFVGDGGDNEMIGAKLAGFITALVEQERGHAYRYPEKDYVVDYRLPTITAVLDYLKFASFD, encoded by the coding sequence ATGAGTAAGTTGCCCGTTAAAGCTGTTATTTTCGATTTATGGGGTACTCTCATCTACAATGAGCCGCGCACAACCAACTTCCACGAACTAATTGAAATGGTGGGTGTCCCACCAGAAATATTATGGAACAGTTGGAGAAGTTATACCGATGCTGCTTTACGCGGTCAAATAAGATCAGGCCTGGAACGCGCGCAACTTACTTTGAAAGAGTTGGCACTCCCGGCTGAAAAAATTGAACAGATCGCCCCGGTGCTGGCTAAGTTCGAACAGCAGAGTCGGGCGAGTCAGGTGCATTTCTACCCCGGTGTTGAACAAATGCTGGATGATTTGAAAAATACCGGATATATAATCGGGCTAATCAGCAATTGTAGTTACCTTACCCCCTCTATTGTTAACGAAATGGGTATTCGGAAGAAAACAGATTTGACAATCCTGAGTTGCGAGGTTGGTCTGGTAAAACCCGAAGTGGAAATTTACCTTCAAGCTGCAACTCGATTAAAAGTTAATGCTTCAGAATGTCTCTTTGTTGGTGACGGAGGGGACAATGAAATGATAGGGGCAAAGCTGGCAGGCTTTATTACCGCTTTAGTAGAGCAAGAACGAGGTCACGCCTATCGTTACCCTGAAAAGGACTATGTTGTAGATTATCGGTTACCAACTATAACTGCGGTACTGGATTACCTTAAGTTTGCCTCTTTTGATTAG
- the purF gene encoding amidophosphoribosyltransferase: MAKSNSRRVLQINNAIIRDSLDDKPRDECGVFGIVAPKRQIARLIHFGLYALQHRGQESAGIAVWDGKDLGLRKSMGLVSEVFDDRILSQLQGYMGVGHVRYSTTGSSNLANAGPFEAHDPVLGYVVVAHNGNVVNASELREELLNAGVKLGGTTDTEVITHILALAPGANWHEKLYNGAKRLRGAFSLAVMTQHHVYAIRDPFGIRPLSVGQLNDGGGWIVCSETCALDTVDASYEFDVEPGEILELSESGAKTISRLPRWEAPEHQAALCATELFYIARPDSNISGRNVYMVREELGRWLAREHSVEADLVIGVPDSGIPAAAGYAQESGLPYREGIIKNRYIGRTFIQPDPQMRRRSVQLKLNPLRPILEGKRVVVVDDSIVRGNTTRGIVSMLRTIGGAREVHLRISAPPILHPCVLGIDTGTYEELIANRLTVEQIRQHVDADSLGFLSADNFVTASGINKNRLCLACFNGHYPIDFKYVPGGAKLAMESL, translated from the coding sequence GTGGCAAAGAGCAACTCGAGACGTGTTTTGCAAATTAATAATGCCATTATTAGAGATTCTCTGGATGATAAGCCGCGCGATGAGTGCGGCGTTTTTGGTATTGTAGCTCCAAAACGACAAATAGCGCGCTTGATACACTTTGGGCTTTACGCCCTTCAGCATCGCGGTCAGGAAAGCGCCGGAATCGCAGTTTGGGACGGTAAAGACTTAGGGCTACGCAAAAGTATGGGTTTGGTCAGCGAAGTGTTCGATGATCGCATCCTCAGCCAGTTGCAGGGTTATATGGGTGTAGGGCATGTGCGCTACTCCACCACAGGCAGCAGCAACCTCGCTAATGCAGGACCTTTCGAAGCACATGACCCGGTATTGGGCTATGTGGTGGTAGCACATAACGGCAATGTGGTAAACGCTTCCGAGTTGCGTGAAGAATTGTTAAACGCCGGAGTAAAATTAGGGGGAACCACCGACACCGAAGTTATCACTCATATATTGGCGTTAGCGCCCGGCGCAAATTGGCACGAAAAGCTATATAACGGAGCTAAACGTCTGAGAGGCGCTTTTAGCCTTGCAGTAATGACCCAACACCACGTTTATGCCATACGTGATCCTTTTGGCATTCGTCCCCTCAGTGTCGGGCAGCTAAATGATGGTGGCGGTTGGATTGTATGCAGTGAAACCTGCGCACTTGACACGGTAGATGCCAGTTACGAGTTTGATGTTGAACCGGGCGAAATCCTTGAATTGTCCGAAAGTGGGGCTAAAACTATCTCCCGGTTGCCGCGTTGGGAAGCGCCAGAACATCAAGCCGCCCTTTGTGCCACCGAACTATTTTATATTGCGCGTCCGGACAGTAATATTTCGGGGCGTAACGTTTATATGGTACGGGAAGAATTGGGTCGTTGGCTGGCGCGAGAACATTCTGTCGAAGCTGATTTGGTGATTGGCGTACCCGATAGCGGTATTCCTGCCGCCGCCGGTTATGCACAGGAAAGCGGTTTACCATACCGTGAAGGGATTATTAAAAACCGCTATATCGGGCGTACTTTCATACAACCCGACCCTCAAATGCGCCGTCGTAGTGTACAACTAAAGCTGAATCCCCTTCGCCCAATCCTTGAAGGTAAACGAGTAGTAGTAGTAGATGACTCAATTGTACGAGGAAATACCACCAGAGGCATTGTCAGTATGCTTCGTACCATCGGTGGGGCACGCGAAGTTCATCTGCGAATCAGCGCTCCCCCAATTCTCCACCCATGTGTATTGGGAATTGATACTGGTACTTATGAAGAACTGATTGCCAACCGCCTTACTGTCGAGCAAATCCGGCAGCATGTGGATGCCGATTCACTGGGCTTTCTTTCCGCTGATAATTTTGTAACTGCTTCAGGCATCAACAAAAACCGCTTGTGCCTCGCATGCTTTAATGGACATTATCCGATTGACTTTAAGTATGTACCGGGCGGTGCAAAGCTGGCAATGGAAAGCCTATAA
- the purD gene encoding phosphoribosylamine--glycine ligase, translating into MIDILIVGSGGREHALGWKLRQSPEARHLIFAPGNGGTARLANSENVAVGIEDIEGLIKLAQEKKPGLIVVGPEAPLAAGLADRLRAEGFDVFGPGAQGAQIEASKAWAKSFMSWYGIPTAARHTFDNLNDAINYLYSEPGPYVLKADGLAAGKGVLVTEDRNEAIQFATQVMLERIFGESGAVLLVEEYMQGPEVSVLALCDTKSGFIFPLPGACDYKRIGDGDAGANTGGMGVYAPTRLMGSKMVAQVLREILMPALHGFQQQGIDYRGILYAGLMLTDAGPKVVEFNCRFGDPETQALLPLLESDLLEYLLLTAQGRLTEASSLRYSNKYSVGVVLVAEGYPGTYQKGIPITGADLHFDGVELFHAGTALNPDGQLVTNGGRVFNIISTESSISLARKKVYNAINAGLGAFVGMQYRHDIAQREEE; encoded by the coding sequence TTGATTGATATTCTTATTGTGGGCAGTGGTGGTAGAGAACACGCCCTTGGCTGGAAATTGAGACAATCGCCAGAAGCGCGCCATTTGATATTTGCGCCGGGTAATGGTGGCACTGCCCGCCTTGCCAATAGCGAAAATGTCGCAGTGGGTATCGAAGATATTGAAGGTCTAATCAAACTGGCGCAAGAAAAAAAACCCGGATTGATAGTTGTAGGTCCAGAAGCGCCCTTGGCGGCAGGGTTGGCTGATAGACTAAGGGCAGAAGGGTTTGATGTATTCGGTCCGGGAGCACAGGGCGCGCAGATTGAAGCCAGCAAAGCTTGGGCTAAATCTTTTATGTCGTGGTACGGTATTCCAACGGCAGCCCGTCACACTTTTGATAATTTGAACGATGCTATAAATTACCTATACTCAGAACCGGGTCCCTATGTGCTAAAAGCAGACGGATTGGCGGCGGGTAAAGGTGTTCTGGTAACAGAGGATCGCAATGAAGCAATTCAATTTGCCACACAGGTGATGCTAGAACGCATCTTTGGAGAGAGCGGCGCAGTATTGCTGGTCGAAGAATATATGCAAGGACCAGAAGTCTCGGTACTAGCATTATGCGATACCAAAAGCGGCTTTATATTTCCACTACCGGGCGCATGCGATTATAAGCGTATTGGGGATGGTGACGCCGGAGCTAATACCGGAGGGATGGGCGTATATGCCCCTACTCGTTTGATGGGTAGCAAGATGGTAGCGCAAGTACTTCGCGAAATCCTGATGCCTGCTTTGCATGGTTTCCAGCAGCAGGGCATTGATTACCGAGGCATCCTTTACGCCGGATTGATGCTTACCGATGCAGGTCCAAAAGTGGTCGAATTTAACTGCCGTTTTGGAGACCCTGAAACACAAGCGCTTTTACCTTTACTCGAATCGGATTTGCTAGAATATCTACTACTAACCGCACAGGGACGACTAACCGAAGCTTCTAGCCTCAGGTACAGCAATAAATATTCTGTGGGAGTGGTATTGGTAGCTGAAGGCTATCCCGGCACTTACCAAAAGGGCATCCCAATTACCGGGGCAGACCTTCATTTCGATGGGGTAGAGCTATTTCATGCCGGAACTGCGCTAAACCCAGATGGGCAACTCGTGACAAATGGTGGCAGGGTTTTTAACATAATTTCAACGGAGAGCAGTATTTCACTAGCCCGTAAGAAAGTGTATAATGCCATTAATGCTGGTTTGGGCGCATTTGTGGGGATGCAATATCGGCACGACATCGCTCAGAGGGAAGAGGAGTAA
- a CDS encoding cation diffusion facilitator family transporter, whose amino-acid sequence MLKVNEQVNTITKTARIDIVERRKRAARWSVVSNSALIVSKLAVGLSIGSISVISEAIHSSVDLIAAIIALIAVRIAARPADKSHPFGHGKIENLSGAIESLLIFAGAGVIIMEAVDKFGAAPVIEQPLLGAAIMGASALVNFLVSKYLKKVAKETDSIALLADAAHLHADVITCVGVLVGLSLVWITGWNWLDPVVALLVAMLIIKAGWEILLHSISGLVDSSLPDEENRVISQRIEHYKEWYVNYHMLRTRQSGPDRHIDFHLVVPDEMTALEAHRLCNWLEEDIHNSVNSITVQIHIEPQSICTESEGIYLCSSSK is encoded by the coding sequence TTGCTAAAGGTTAACGAACAGGTTAATACTATTACAAAAACCGCCCGCATAGATATAGTCGAGCGGCGCAAACGTGCGGCACGGTGGAGTGTTGTCTCAAATAGCGCGCTTATAGTCTCCAAACTGGCAGTTGGTCTATCAATTGGTTCAATCAGCGTTATTTCAGAGGCAATTCATAGCAGCGTGGATTTAATAGCCGCCATTATTGCGCTTATAGCAGTCAGGATTGCGGCACGTCCTGCTGATAAAAGCCATCCCTTTGGTCACGGCAAAATCGAAAATCTGAGCGGCGCAATTGAATCGTTGCTGATCTTTGCCGGCGCTGGGGTAATCATTATGGAAGCGGTGGATAAATTCGGCGCAGCCCCGGTGATAGAGCAACCTTTGTTAGGAGCCGCCATTATGGGCGCTTCTGCGTTGGTCAACTTCTTGGTATCGAAGTACCTCAAGAAAGTAGCTAAAGAAACCGACTCAATCGCCTTGCTGGCAGATGCTGCACACCTTCATGCCGATGTTATAACCTGTGTTGGAGTGCTGGTGGGCTTGTCGTTAGTCTGGATAACAGGCTGGAACTGGCTTGACCCGGTGGTTGCTTTGCTGGTCGCCATGTTGATAATCAAAGCAGGCTGGGAAATTTTGCTGCATTCCATTTCAGGTTTGGTAGATTCTAGCTTGCCAGACGAGGAAAACAGGGTAATTAGCCAGAGAATCGAGCATTACAAGGAGTGGTATGTAAATTACCATATGTTACGTACTCGCCAATCGGGACCTGATCGCCACATTGACTTTCATCTGGTTGTACCAGATGAAATGACCGCACTGGAAGCACATCGTCTCTGCAATTGGCTCGAAGAAGATATTCACAATTCGGTCAACAGTATAACAGTGCAAATCCACATTGAGCCGCAAAGCATTTGCACCGAATCAGAAGGAATCTATCTTTGCAGTTCCAGTAAATAA
- a CDS encoding DEAD/DEAH box helicase, which yields MSTNNLITEEITHTETKVATFAQFGFPSYLKEGLLKMGFHHPTEIQSKAIPILMTGQDLMAQSMTGSGKTAAFALPLLARIQTKSRELQALIIVPTRELAVQVTHVFKGLAGNSARVTSIYGGVGMEGQIRGLQTGGYQVVVGTPGRLRDHLNRGTLKLGNVRMLILDEADEMLDRGFTQDIEAIASCTGVPGKRQTALFSATLPEWVMKTALTHMRSDHESILIPPGEATGPDIEHLIYDMKVMDKPVALCHLLDTYPSHSMLVFARTRHGVHKLAARLQHAGYSAAGLQGDLSQNARDRVMSDFRMKKIRIMVATNVGARGLDVKGVSHVINYDLPESPELFTHRAGRTGRNGESGTAITFLTGEDRDKWREIEGAMRRAGVDFTRSRWDGPRATPESIQAFNAVPVNEISSYDDSKFAPREYPRRENNSWQPARNDRPRRENSQPQGQFDRNARRPNRSGSFENGAQPRSEQGTRNEGFRDRDAAYSGGKRRNSYER from the coding sequence TTGAGTACGAACAATTTAATTACCGAAGAAATAACCCATACGGAAACCAAAGTAGCAACCTTTGCCCAATTTGGATTTCCTTCCTATTTGAAAGAAGGGTTGCTTAAGATGGGGTTTCATCACCCTACTGAAATTCAATCCAAAGCTATCCCAATACTGATGACCGGTCAGGATTTGATGGCACAGTCTATGACTGGAAGTGGAAAGACCGCCGCTTTTGCACTACCCTTGCTTGCTAGAATTCAGACCAAATCAAGAGAATTGCAAGCGCTCATTATTGTGCCAACCAGAGAACTGGCAGTACAGGTAACCCATGTTTTCAAAGGTCTTGCCGGAAACAGTGCCAGAGTTACCTCAATTTATGGTGGCGTTGGTATGGAAGGACAAATCCGCGGGTTGCAAACTGGCGGATATCAGGTTGTAGTGGGAACACCCGGACGCTTACGAGATCATTTAAATCGTGGCACTTTGAAGCTTGGCAACGTCCGTATGCTGATTCTCGATGAAGCCGATGAAATGCTGGATCGAGGTTTCACTCAGGATATCGAAGCAATTGCCAGTTGTACGGGTGTGCCGGGAAAACGTCAGACCGCTTTATTCTCGGCTACTTTGCCGGAATGGGTGATGAAAACTGCCTTAACGCACATGCGCAGTGACCACGAATCCATTTTAATTCCGCCCGGTGAAGCAACTGGTCCCGATATTGAGCATTTGATCTATGATATGAAGGTAATGGATAAACCGGTGGCGTTGTGCCATTTGCTCGATACCTACCCTTCACATTCTATGCTCGTATTTGCGCGTACCAGACATGGAGTTCACAAACTTGCTGCCCGTTTGCAACATGCGGGGTATTCTGCGGCAGGGCTTCAGGGCGATTTGAGCCAGAATGCTCGTGACCGCGTAATGTCCGACTTCCGAATGAAAAAAATCCGCATAATGGTGGCTACCAACGTAGGGGCACGTGGTCTTGATGTTAAAGGCGTAAGTCATGTTATAAACTATGATTTGCCGGAAAGCCCCGAATTATTTACACACCGGGCAGGTCGTACTGGTCGCAATGGTGAAAGTGGTACTGCTATCACCTTTTTGACCGGCGAAGACCGTGATAAATGGCGTGAGATCGAAGGTGCGATGCGCAGAGCCGGAGTTGATTTCACTCGTAGCCGCTGGGATGGTCCCCGTGCTACTCCAGAATCGATTCAAGCCTTTAATGCTGTTCCGGTTAACGAAATTAGCAGCTACGATGACTCGAAATTTGCGCCAAGGGAGTATCCACGCCGCGAAAATAATTCATGGCAGCCAGCCAGAAACGACAGGCCACGCCGCGAAAATAGCCAACCACAAGGGCAATTTGACCGTAATGCCAGACGACCTAACCGCAGTGGCAGTTTTGAAAATGGGGCGCAGCCTCGTTCAGAGCAAGGCACTCGCAACGAAGGGTTTCGCGACCGTGATGCGGCTTATTCTGGCGGGAAGCGTCGTAATTCCTACGAGCGTTAG
- a CDS encoding sigma-70 family RNA polymerase sigma factor, which translates to MDTVDTNISIDFPDLNETNIDLNDNELVRLILQGDSNAMAQLINRYQVSVYNLCRRMLRNQQEAEDATQEVFLRVYQQLHTYNLDRKFSTWILSIAAHYSIDLIRRKRPVSDLEEIISWKASLDPDPEDMVVSGEERDEVREQLKKLPGKYRMVLILRYWYDFSYEEISKATLLSISNVKIRLFRAREILAKQMAGSQPALKAAGKLAFGY; encoded by the coding sequence ATGGATACAGTAGATACAAATATATCAATAGATTTCCCAGATTTAAACGAAACGAATATAGATTTAAATGATAATGAGTTGGTACGATTAATCTTACAGGGTGATAGTAATGCTATGGCGCAACTGATAAACCGTTATCAGGTGAGCGTCTATAATTTGTGTCGGCGAATGTTGCGTAACCAGCAAGAAGCGGAAGATGCAACTCAGGAAGTTTTCCTGCGGGTGTACCAACAACTCCACACTTATAATCTTGATCGAAAATTCTCAACTTGGATTCTTTCGATTGCGGCGCACTATTCCATAGACTTAATTCGGCGAAAGCGTCCGGTTTCCGACCTTGAAGAAATAATTTCATGGAAGGCAAGCCTAGACCCTGACCCGGAAGATATGGTGGTATCGGGCGAAGAAAGAGACGAAGTGCGCGAACAATTGAAAAAATTGCCCGGCAAGTACCGCATGGTGTTAATCTTGCGCTATTGGTACGATTTCTCGTATGAGGAAATTTCCAAAGCTACCCTCCTATCGATCTCAAACGTAAAAATCAGGCTGTTTCGAGCACGCGAAATTCTGGCAAAACAAATGGCAGGTTCACAGCCTGCCTTAAAAGCCGCCGGGAAGCTTGCCTTTGGTTATTAA